TGGGTCGAGGACGAGGTGCGCGTGGGCGCCTGGACGCTCACGCCGGGCCTGCGTTACGACCAGGTCCGCACAGCGGGTCAACCGAACTTCGCGCCGCGCTACAACGACCCGGCCGCCGGCCATGACTACAGCGCCGTCCATCACAGCGGCTGGTCGCAGCACCTGTCGGCGAAGTGGCAGGCCACGGCCGCCACCGCGCTCTTCGCGGACGCCGGCAAGACCTGGCGCGCGCCGGTCATCGACGAGCTCTTCGAGGTCCAGTCCGCCGCGAGCAGCGCCCCGGCGACCAGCCGCGGTCTGCGCAAGGAACGCGTCACCGCCTTGCGCGGCGGCCTGAAGCACGAACGCACGGACTGGCTCAGCAGCGGCGACGCGTTCGCCGCGACACTGACCGTCTTCCGCAACCTCGTGCACGACAACATCCACAAGCGCTTCGGCATCTTCGTGGAGCCCGGCACCGAGCGGCCGCCCAACCTGCCGTTCTACCGGAACCTGCCCGGCTACCGCAGCGAGGGCGCGGAGGCGGAGACGCACTACGAGCAGCGGCGCGGTTTCGCCAGCCTGTCGCTGGCCTGGATGCGGGGCGAGCATCGCGGTTCCATCCGCGATCCGTGGGCGGTGAAGAACCAGCCGCTGATCGACATCGGCGCGCCCAAGGCGGTCGTCGTGATCGGCGGGAAGTGGCCGTCGCTGGGCCTGGCCGCAGGCTGGCAGGGCAAGTTCGTCGCGGCGCAGAACAAGGTGCCGGACGACGAGGTCGTGCCGTATGCGCTGCCGCCGGCGAAGGGCTACGGGTTGCACGGGCTTTTCGCGCAATGGCAGGGGCGCGGCGCGTGGGCGGACACGAAGGTGCAGCTCGCGGTCGACAACCTCTTCAACCGCAGCGTGCAACCCTACCTCGCAGAACAGGTCTACGCGCCGGGCCGCAACATCAAGCTCACGTTCAGCCAACGTCTGTGAAGGCGAAGGCGAGGGCGGGGCGCTGAGCGCCCGGATGCACCGCGCGCGACCGGGCCGGTCGTGACCTTCGGCACGCGCAAGGCCCGCAGCAAGCCCTGACCCCTCAAGCGTGGGGGCGCGTTCTGCAAGCGCTTTCTTCACACTCCGCGCCGAGCGGCCGAAGAGTCGTCTTCTCCACTCTCGGGACTTATTCATGAGCAGATCCGGCGTGCGCGTCGTCGACATGACGGCGCGCCTGGGCGGCCTGGCCATCGGCCAGACCGGCGCGACCTTGTCCTCCACGGAAAGCCGTCAGGCGATCGCGCTGAGCACGACGCCCGGCATGCCCACCATCGACTGGGTGCGTCCGCCGTATCCCAACGACGACCTGGGCGCCGTCGACGGCCCCGCGGGGCTGCTGGTGATCGTCGGTCCGGGCTCGGTCCACGGCGCGCTGGACCTGCTGCGCCGCGCGTGGGCCGCCGAGGTGCCCGCCGTGCGCCTGCTGCTGATGCCCAGCGCCATCGTCGAGGAGATGACCCTCGTGCCGATGGTCACGGCGGACACGCCGACCACCGTGCTCTACCGGCTGCCCGACAGCAGCCCCGAGACGCTGTGGTTCGTCCTCATCGAGGAATTCAACAAGCTGACGAGCCGCTTCGGGCTCACCTCCCTGCAACCCACCCCCTCCCTGAACAAAGACACCATGAGCAATCTGAAGCAGTCGATCGACGCCGCCATGACCATCGACGGCGCGCTGGCCGCCGCGCTGGTCGATTTCCGCAGCGGCATGTGCCTGGCCCAGGCCGGCACCGCCGTGAACCTGGACCTGGCCGCCGCCGGCAACACGCAGGTGGTGCGCGCCAAGCTGCAGACCATGGAGTCGCTGGGCCTGCGCAAGGGCATCGAGGACATCCTGATCACGCTGACGGACCAGTACCACCTGATCCGCCTGGTACCCAACAACGCCGGCCTGTTCCTGTACCTGGTACTGGACAAGAACAAGGGCAACCTGGCCCTGGCCCGCTACAAGCTGACCGAGATCGAGCGCGCGCTGCAGGTCTGACCCCCACGTTCCACCGTCCTATCGCTCCCGCGATCGGATGCCACAGCCGGCCGCGCCGCCTCGATGTCGAGGCGGTCGGCCGGCTGTGTCGTTGCGGGCCCGTGTTCCGGGTTACTCGCTGATCGTCTTCGTCGAGAAGGCCGTGTCCTTGGCGATGTCGGCCTCGGAGAACGGCACCTTCTGCCACTGCCCGGCGCTGTAGGCGCGCGTGTAGTCGCTGTAGTGCGCCGAGACCGGATCGTCCGACTGCGAGAAGGTCAGGAAGGTGTAGGCCTCGACGTCGCCGGCGGGGAAGCGCACGACTTGCATGTAGCTGTTGGCGCTGGTCGCGGTGTTGAGGTCGTAGCCGCCCTGGTCCAGCCGGCTGAGCGCGCAGGCCACCGTGTAGTAGCCCTGCGGCTGGCCGCAGCCGCCGAACAGCGGGATCTTGTCGCTGCCGCGCGTGGCGAAGAGCGTCTCGCCGCGCGTCGCGTTGAGCGCGAAGCCGCTGGCCTGCACGCGCAGGATCGCCGCGCCGAAGGCTTGCTGCAGCGTCGTCTTCATGGCGACGTTCAGGTCGCGCGGCGTGTGCAGCGGATCGGCGCTGCTGAAGGGCACCGCGAACAGCGAGGCCTCCGGGATGCGCGAGGCGCGCGTCCAGAACTCGTCCCACACATGCGCGCCGCGTGAGGCGAGCAGCGCCTTGCCGTCCCACGCCTGCAGCACCGCGCAGGCCTCGGTGGGATCGACGCTGCGCGCCGGGCTGAAGGTCTCGCCGGTGGCGGGATCGCCGTTCACGGTGAACGCCGTCGGCGGTGCGCAGAACATCGCGAGCGCCTGATCCCGGAAGAGCTCCGAGGTCAGCGTGCGGCTGTTGAGCACCATGGCGCGCACGGTCTCGCTGGTGGCCTTGTTGCCGGCATAACCGTCGGTGCCGGCCAGCCGTCCCTGGGCCAGCAGATGCGCCAGTCGCGTGCGGAAGCTGATCGAGCTCGTGCCCGCCGGTCCGAGGATGTCCGGGAATCCGGTCAGCGGCGCGGCCGTGTTGGCCAGCCAGTAGCTGTCGTTGCTGTTGAGCACGTAGTCGTCGCGCAGCAGGCTGGGCATGCGGGCGGGGCCGATCGCGCCGGGCTGCTTGGAGTCGGGGTCGGTCAACCAGTCGCAGCTGCTCTTGGAACCGTCGAGCACCGGCGTGCGCGGCAGCGCGGCGCTGAGCGCGTTCGTGAGCGGTGTGGCGCAGCTCGAGAGCTGCGCGGCGGAGACATTGGGCATCGCGCCGATGTCGGCGTACCAGGCCTGGCTGCCGCCGCGTCCGACGGCGACGGTGTTGACCCAGGGGATGGCGGACTCTTCGCGCTGGATGGACTGGAACTCCTCGAGCGTCTTGGCCTGGCTCCAGCGCATCCACACGCGGAACACGCGGAAGTTGTCGCCGTTGATGTCCCGGATCGCGAAGGCGGTGTTCGTGTTCCAGCCCAGCGCCGCGTTGAGCGGACCGAGGTTGACGATCGGGCCGTACTGCGACTCGTAGAGCGTGCGCGACACCGGCGCGACGCTGCCGTCGCCCTGCTTGACCTGCACGGTGATGGCGCGGGCGGTCATCTTCACGGCGGCACCGTCGCGCTGGTAGCTGGTCGGGTCGCCGGGCGTCAGCGTGAGCTGGAACAGGCCGTAGCGGCGCGCGGCGGAGACGGTGTGGCTCCAGGCCACGTTGTCGTTGTAGCCGATGAGCACGATCGGCTGGGCGAGGAAGGAGGCGCCGGCGACGTTGAGCTCCCCGGGCACGGTCAGGTGCGCCTGGTAGAAGCGGTCCGGGCCGCGCCAGTACCAGTGCGGATTGCCGAACAGCAGCGGGCTGGCGTCGCCCGTGGCCGCGGTGCCGAAGCCGATCATGTTGCTGCCCACGCCGTCGTTGCCGCCGACCTGGAAGTCCGGCAGATGCGCGGTGGCGATGGTGAGCGGTTGTGCGGCCGCGTTGCGCGCGCGCCGTCCCGCGTGCGTCTTGCCTGCCGTTCCTGCGGCCATGGCCATCGTGGGCGAAGCGGCTGCGGGTGCCGTCGCATTGGCGATCTGCGCGACGAAGTTGCTGTAGCCCGCCGCGAAGTGCGCGCCGTACATGCGGCGGAAGATGTCCGTGTCGGTGACGGGCACGACCCAGGCCTCGTTGCGGCAGGCCGCATGGGCGGTGGATTCGGCGCCGGCCTTGATCTCACGGACGTAGCGGTTGTAGCCGGCGGCAAAGCCGGCGACCATCTGCTTGAGCTTGTCGGGCTGCGCGGCGATGAAGCGCTGCATCACCTCGTCGTTGAGGACGTGGCGGTGATAGAAGTCCGAGTCGAGGTTCTTCGGTTGTCCGATGGTGCCCTGGAAGGGGATGACGGCATCGGCGCCGAAGTGGCGCGAGCGTTCCCCGCGGAAGGTGAGCATCGAGTTGGCGATGGTGCACAGGTCGTCCTGCGCCTGCGCATAGCCGTAGCCGTAGCCGGCGCCGCCCCAGTCGGCGGCCTTGATGTGCGGCACGCCCATGGCGGTGCGCCGGATCTCGGCGTTGTACTTGAAGGCGGGTGGCGTCCCGTCGCCATCGTCATCGCCGCCGCAGCCGGCGAGCAGCGCGGCCGATCCGACGGCCAGCGCCAAGGTCATTGCATACAGCGGGCGCCTGCCGCCTCGAATGGAAAGTCGCATGGTGTCTCCCTTTGCTCTTTGATAGTCGGCGCGCCGGGGCGGGCCGGTTCGTCTCAAGCATAGGGGCATCGAAGCAATGACTTGTATCCGTAGGCGCAGGGGGAGTGACTCACACGAAGGTGTGTCCCCCATTTAATCGCCCTTCGAGGGGATTCGGCATCGGCGGATCGGCTCCGACACTGCATGCATTCGGGTTGAACGCATTCAGGAATGCGAGAGAAAGCGAGGACGACGATGGCGATGAATGTGATGTTGGAACAGGCGAAGCAACTGGTGAATCGACTGCCGCCGGTGGTGGGTCGGCCCCAGGCGGAATTCGACGAGATCGTGGCGTTGCTCGCAGAGCCGACCGCGCTGTTCGGAGAGCCGACCGCGCTGTTCGGAGAGCCGTCGACAGCGTGCTACGGAAGCTGCTCCAGCGTGACGGCGGTGGTGGATTGGTACCGGCTGGCGGAAGACATGGACCAGGTGTTGCGGCATCACCGTTTACGTTGGCCTCAGGTGATCCAGATGCTGCAGGTGGCGGCGCAGGTGCTGAAGGAGCACTCGCTGCAGCTGTGCAATTGCCCGCCTCGTATCACCCGGTCTCCGAAAGAGACGGAGTTCGTGGCCATGCGCTACGAGCTGAGCGTCGACGCGCCGTGGGAGATGGGTTTTGTACTCACCAGCGATTGCTCGTGGCGCCTCATCGATCTCGATCTGCACGAGCTGGGCGTGAGGATCGCGTTCAGGGGGCGTTGGGATGGACCGTTTGAAGAAGAGCTTGCTATCGATGCCGTCGTCGAGGATGGCGACGACGAAGACGAGGAGTACGACTGATGGCAACGTCAACCAAGGATCTGTTGGCGCAGGCCCTGGGAGCAAGTCACCACGGGGCCGAGGCGCGGCGTCGCGCCACGATCAGTCGCGCGTACTACGCGGCGTACCACCGATGCCGGGAGTGGGCACTATCGCTGCCGCGGTCGACTGAGACCGTCTCGAAGGCGCATGGCGTGCACGAGCAACTGATTGATCGTCTCGCCAATCCGCCCCCTTCATGCCCACGGGAGAAGCGCAAGGTGGCGCGTCAACTGGCCGGTCAACTGTCGGCATTGAAAGCGCGGCGTGTGGCGGCGGACTACAAGCTCAGGCGCGCCATCTCCGAGAACGAGATGCGCATGCAACAGAGCGAAGCGCAGGAACTCTTCGCGTGGTGCGACGGCTCGCGCCGACCAGTTCGCGGGCCCTGAGCTCATTCACTGCCGCTTGAAGTACTGCACCTCCCGCTCGTGTTTCTCCGCGGCCTCGCGGGTGTCGAAGGTGCCGAGGTTGCGGCGTTTCCCCGTCTTCGGATCGGGGTTGCGGGAGTAGAGGCGGAACTGGCCGTTGCTGAGCTTGCGGATCATGGGGTGCTCCTGATGCTCGACGGCCGTGGTGGCCGGATGCACGGAGTCTTTGCCGATCCCTGACCGGTGTCTGTAGGACGAGGA
This genomic stretch from Mitsuaria sp. 7 harbors:
- a CDS encoding penicillin acylase family protein, whose product is MRLSIRGGRRPLYAMTLALAVGSAALLAGCGGDDDGDGTPPAFKYNAEIRRTAMGVPHIKAADWGGAGYGYGYAQAQDDLCTIANSMLTFRGERSRHFGADAVIPFQGTIGQPKNLDSDFYHRHVLNDEVMQRFIAAQPDKLKQMVAGFAAGYNRYVREIKAGAESTAHAACRNEAWVVPVTDTDIFRRMYGAHFAAGYSNFVAQIANATAPAAASPTMAMAAGTAGKTHAGRRARNAAAQPLTIATAHLPDFQVGGNDGVGSNMIGFGTAATGDASPLLFGNPHWYWRGPDRFYQAHLTVPGELNVAGASFLAQPIVLIGYNDNVAWSHTVSAARRYGLFQLTLTPGDPTSYQRDGAAVKMTARAITVQVKQGDGSVAPVSRTLYESQYGPIVNLGPLNAALGWNTNTAFAIRDINGDNFRVFRVWMRWSQAKTLEEFQSIQREESAIPWVNTVAVGRGGSQAWYADIGAMPNVSAAQLSSCATPLTNALSAALPRTPVLDGSKSSCDWLTDPDSKQPGAIGPARMPSLLRDDYVLNSNDSYWLANTAAPLTGFPDILGPAGTSSISFRTRLAHLLAQGRLAGTDGYAGNKATSETVRAMVLNSRTLTSELFRDQALAMFCAPPTAFTVNGDPATGETFSPARSVDPTEACAVLQAWDGKALLASRGAHVWDEFWTRASRIPEASLFAVPFSSADPLHTPRDLNVAMKTTLQQAFGAAILRVQASGFALNATRGETLFATRGSDKIPLFGGCGQPQGYYTVACALSRLDQGGYDLNTATSANSYMQVVRFPAGDVEAYTFLTFSQSDDPVSAHYSDYTRAYSAGQWQKVPFSEADIAKDTAFSTKTISE